In a genomic window of Oncorhynchus masou masou isolate Uvic2021 chromosome 4, UVic_Omas_1.1, whole genome shotgun sequence:
- the LOC135522121 gene encoding G protein-coupled receptor 137Ba-like — translation MNGEAMDMSLESSSPVVEQGTVGGVSAAPEPASTAAAAGNGSLPPPPTMAPAIPPYVKLGLTVAYTVFYSLLFAFIYAQLWLVLRYRHKRFSYQTAFLFLCLLWAALRALLFSFYFRDCVTANALGPFTFWLLYCFPVCLQFFTLSLMNLYCAQVYFKAKSKYTPELLKYKLPLYLVFLAVSFLFLVVNLACALLVKMTATEVKTIVLVRVTINDTLFVLCAISLSVCLYKVAKMSLASIYLESKGTSVCQVTLIGVLVVLLYASRACYNLVVLALTDIETINSFDYDWYNVSDQADLRSTLGDAGYIVFGVILFVWELLPTSLVVFFFRVRRLPQDRSGSGIPNHVLSSRGYFFDNPRRYDSDDDLAWSIPPQNNSASLVTDCYDWGSRNSSFTVQMGTDEQRLAPVTGELHPY, via the exons ATGAATGGAGAAGCGATGGACATGTCCCTGGAGTCATCATCCCCGGTGGTGGAGCAAGGCACCGTCGGGGGGGTGTCAGCGGCACCAGAACCAGcatccacagcagcagcagccggtAACGGCTCCCTGCCTCCTCCGCCCACCATGGCCCCGGCCATCCCGCCCTACGTCAAGCTTGGCCTCACCGTGGCCTACACTGTCTTCTACTCCCTCCTCTTTGCCTTCATCTATGCCCAGCTGTGGCTGGTGCTCCGATACAGACACAAGCGCTTCAGCTACCAGACGGCATTCCTCTTCCTGTGTCTGCTGTGGGCCGCGCTGCgcgccctcctcttctccttctacTTCCGCGACTGCGTCACGGCAAACGCGCTGGGTCCCTTCACCTTCTGGCTGCTCTACTGCTTCCCCGTCTGCCTGCAGTTCTTCACGCTAAGCCTCATGAACCTCTACTGCGCCCAG GTTTACTTCAAGGcaaagtccaagtataccccaGAGCTCCTTAAATACAA GCTCCCCCTCTATCTGGTCTTCTTGGCGGTCAGTTTTCTCTTCCTGGTGGTCAACCTGGCCTGTGCCCTGCTGGTTAAGATGACCGCCACCGAGGTCAAGACCATTGTCCTGGTCAGAGTCACCATCAACGATACGCTCTTCGTGCTCTGTGCCATCTCGCTGTCCGTCTGCCTTTACAAGGTGGCTAAGATGTCCCTGGCCAGCATATACCTCGAGTCCAAG GGAACGTCGGTGTGTCAGGTGACATTGATTGGCGTCCTGGTGGTTCTGCTGTACGCATCACGGGCCTGCTACAACCTGGTGGTGCTGGCTCTGACCGACATTGAGACCATCAACTCGTTCGACTATGACTGGTACAACGTGTCTGACCAG gctGACTTGAGGTCCACTCTGGGGGACGCTGGTTACATCGTGTTCGGGGTGATCCTCTTTGTCTGGGAACTGCTGCCAACCTCCCTGGTGGTTTTCTTCTTCAGGGTCCGCAGGCTGCCACAGGACAGG AGTGGATCAGGGATCCCAAACCACGTGCTCTCTTCCAGAGGTTACTTCTTTGACAACCCCCGTCGGTACGATAGCGACGATGACCTGGCGTGGAGCATCCCTCCTCAGAACAACTCAGCAAG CCTAGTTACAGACTGCTACGACTGGGGCAGCCGCAACAGCAGTTTCACTGTACAAATGGGGACGGACGAACAACGGTTGGCACCGGTGACGGGAGAGCTCCATCCATACTGA